In a single window of the Candidatus Aminicenantes bacterium genome:
- a CDS encoding APC family permease, giving the protein MTEESGFKSRFRNTVFGRPRNIKDPTLFHKLALIPLLAWIGLGADGLSSSSYGPEEAFKTLGSHTYLALFLALATAFTVLIISRAYTRIIEYFPHGGGGYIVATHTLGEKAGVISGSALLVDYMLTITVSIVSCGDAIFSFFPASWHSAKIPFDIAAIILLVVLNLRGVKESVQFLAPIFAVFVLTHLFLILYGIFSHVPQIGAVTAKISGDFRGGLTTLGAGGMLLLFLKAFSMGGGTYTGIEAVSNGLQILREPRAETGKKTMVYMAVSLAFTAGGILICYLLIGVRPTAGRTLNAVLAGQVFGGWSFGPALAVVTIFTEGALLLVAAQTGFVDGPRVMANMAVDYWFPHRFASLSDRFSIQNGVLLMGGAAIVLLLYSKGNITTLVVMYSINVFLTFSLSQLGMSRFFIRNRKTDPKWRKNLPIHLIGLVVCVTILVVTSIEKFALGGWLTFVLTSIVVALCLATKRHYNKVRGGVRELDELLAIPADSRPNHEPIDPHKMTAIQLVNGYNGFGVHTFLTIIRSFPGLYKSFFFVSVAEIDVGSFKGSDAVACLEGSACDALRQYVDLARRLGFPADSRYDLGTDIVETASRLVENVVKEYPKSTVFAGQSVFRQSGIIHRLLHNETAFAIQQELRWKGITTVILPIRINI; this is encoded by the coding sequence ATGACCGAAGAGAGCGGCTTCAAATCCCGTTTCCGAAACACCGTATTCGGACGTCCCCGGAACATCAAGGACCCGACCCTCTTCCATAAGCTCGCCCTTATCCCCCTATTGGCCTGGATCGGGCTGGGGGCGGACGGCCTGTCCTCCTCCTCCTACGGTCCCGAGGAGGCGTTCAAGACGCTCGGGTCCCATACCTACCTGGCCCTCTTCCTGGCCCTGGCCACGGCGTTCACCGTCCTGATTATATCCCGGGCTTACACAAGGATCATCGAGTACTTCCCCCACGGCGGCGGCGGGTACATCGTCGCTACCCATACCTTGGGCGAGAAGGCCGGCGTCATCTCCGGCTCGGCCCTTCTGGTCGATTATATGCTGACGATCACGGTCTCCATCGTCTCCTGCGGCGACGCCATCTTCAGCTTTTTTCCGGCCTCCTGGCATTCGGCCAAGATCCCCTTCGACATCGCCGCCATCATCCTCCTCGTCGTGCTCAACCTGCGGGGTGTCAAGGAATCCGTCCAGTTCCTGGCTCCCATTTTCGCCGTCTTCGTCCTGACCCACCTTTTTCTCATCCTCTACGGCATCTTCAGCCATGTCCCGCAGATCGGAGCCGTCACGGCCAAGATCAGCGGCGACTTCCGCGGCGGCTTGACCACCCTCGGGGCGGGCGGGATGCTTCTCCTCTTTCTTAAAGCGTTTTCGATGGGTGGCGGAACCTACACCGGAATCGAGGCCGTTTCCAACGGCCTTCAGATCCTGCGCGAGCCGCGGGCCGAGACGGGTAAAAAAACGATGGTCTATATGGCCGTCTCGCTGGCCTTCACCGCGGGAGGCATTCTGATCTGTTATCTCCTGATCGGCGTCCGGCCGACGGCCGGCCGCACCCTCAATGCCGTCTTGGCCGGCCAAGTCTTCGGCGGCTGGTCGTTCGGTCCGGCCCTAGCGGTGGTGACCATTTTCACGGAGGGGGCGCTCCTGTTGGTCGCGGCCCAAACCGGGTTCGTTGACGGCCCGCGGGTCATGGCCAACATGGCGGTCGACTACTGGTTCCCGCACCGCTTCGCCTCGCTCTCCGACCGCTTTTCGATCCAGAACGGCGTCCTGCTGATGGGCGGGGCGGCCATCGTCCTGCTCCTCTATTCCAAGGGCAACATCACGACCCTGGTCGTGATGTATTCGATCAACGTCTTCCTGACCTTCTCGCTCAGCCAATTGGGCATGTCGCGATTCTTCATCCGGAATCGGAAGACCGATCCCAAGTGGAGAAAGAACCTGCCCATCCATCTGATCGGCCTCGTCGTCTGCGTCACCATCCTGGTGGTGACGTCGATTGAGAAGTTCGCCCTGGGCGGCTGGTTGACGTTCGTCCTCACCTCAATCGTTGTAGCCCTCTGCCTGGCGACCAAGCGGCACTACAACAAGGTCCGGGGCGGGGTTCGCGAGCTGGATGAGCTGCTGGCCATCCCGGCCGATTCGCGGCCCAACCACGAGCCGATCGATCCCCACAAGATGACCGCGATCCAGCTTGTCAACGGCTACAACGGGTTCGGCGTTCATACTTTTCTGACCATCATCCGCAGCTTCCCCGGACTCTATAAGAGCTTTTTCTTCGTCTCGGTGGCCGAAATCGACGTCGGCTCCTTCAAGGGCTCGGATGCCGTAGCCTGTCTGGAAGGATCCGCCTGCGATGCCTTACGCCAATACGTGGACTTGGCTCGGAGACTGGGCTTCCCCGCCGATTCACGCTACGACCTGGGGACGGACATCGTCGAGACGGCCAGCCGGCTGGTAGAAAACGTCGTCAAGGAATACCCCAAATCGACCGTCTTCGCAGGCCAATCGGTCTTCCGCCAATCGGGAATCATTCATCGGCTCCTGCATAACGAAACGGCCTTTGCCATCCAACAGGAGCTCCGCTGGAAGGGCATCACCACCGTCATCCTGCCTATCCGGATCAACATCTAA
- a CDS encoding APC family permease: MNDDASLKDKIKHTLIGKPRSIKDPTLFHKLALIPLLAWIGLGADGLSSASYGPEEAFRTLGSHTYLAVFLALATAFTVFVISYAYSRIIEYFPSGGGGYIVATHTLGEKAGVVSGAALLVDYMLTITVSIVSCGDAMFSFFPAGWRPYKLEFELIAILFLVILNLRGIRESVTFLAPIFMIFVLTHLLMIGYGVLSHIGQIGPVTHQIRSDFRTGLLTLGGGGMFFLFLRAFSMGGGTFTGIEAVSNGLQILREPRVQTGKKTMIYMAASLAFTAGGILLCYLLLKVVPMPGQTLNAVLAGKVFGAWSFGGILAVITIFSEGALLLVAAQTGFVDGPRVMANMAADYWFPHRFASLSDRFTIQNGVLLMGGAAALLLVYSKGKISTLVVMYSINVFLTFTLSETGMSRFFIKNRKIEHHWKKHLPVHLTGLTVCLTVLVITTIEKFALGGWLTLFITSLVIGLCYLTKAHYNKVRGGVREMDDLLTAIPTRGPVNTSAPDPAAKTAIQLVNGYNGFGIHTFLSINREFAGLYRNFIFVSVGEVDISSFKGADAVSCLEGSTCEALAKYVDLARRMGFAADSKVELGTDIVQTASRLVESVVKQYPKSTVFAGQSVFRQSGIIHRLLHNETAFAIQQELRWRGITTVILPIRINI, encoded by the coding sequence ATGAACGACGATGCATCGTTGAAGGACAAGATCAAGCATACCTTGATCGGCAAGCCGAGGAGCATCAAGGACCCCACTCTTTTCCACAAGCTGGCCCTGATTCCCCTCCTGGCCTGGATCGGGCTTGGCGCGGACGGGCTGTCGTCCGCCTCCTATGGCCCTGAAGAAGCCTTCCGGACGCTCGGCTCCCACACCTATCTAGCCGTCTTCCTGGCCTTGGCTACGGCTTTCACCGTGTTCGTGATCTCCTATGCCTATAGCCGGATCATCGAGTATTTCCCCTCCGGCGGCGGGGGCTACATCGTCGCGACTCACACCCTGGGCGAGAAAGCGGGTGTTGTCTCCGGGGCCGCCCTGCTCGTCGACTACATGCTGACGATCACTGTTTCGATCGTCTCCTGCGGCGACGCCATGTTCAGCTTCTTCCCTGCCGGATGGCGGCCGTACAAGCTCGAGTTCGAGCTTATCGCCATCCTTTTTCTTGTCATCCTCAACCTGCGCGGAATTCGCGAGTCCGTCACCTTCCTGGCCCCCATCTTCATGATTTTCGTCCTGACCCATCTGCTTATGATCGGCTACGGCGTTCTCTCCCATATCGGCCAGATCGGCCCCGTCACACACCAGATCCGATCGGACTTCCGAACGGGACTCCTGACACTTGGCGGCGGAGGAATGTTCTTCTTGTTCTTGCGAGCTTTCTCGATGGGAGGCGGCACGTTCACCGGGATCGAAGCCGTCTCGAACGGACTCCAGATCCTGCGCGAACCCCGGGTCCAAACGGGCAAGAAGACGATGATCTACATGGCGGCGTCGCTGGCCTTCACGGCCGGCGGCATCCTGCTCTGCTATCTGCTCCTAAAGGTCGTGCCGATGCCCGGCCAGACGCTCAACGCCGTCCTGGCCGGCAAGGTCTTCGGGGCCTGGTCGTTCGGAGGCATCCTGGCCGTCATCACCATCTTCTCGGAGGGCGCCCTCCTGCTCGTTGCCGCTCAGACCGGATTCGTCGACGGCCCCCGGGTCATGGCCAACATGGCCGCGGACTACTGGTTCCCGCACCGCTTCGCATCGCTCTCCGACCGCTTCACCATCCAGAACGGCGTCCTGCTCATGGGCGGCGCGGCGGCGCTTCTGCTTGTGTATTCCAAGGGCAAGATCTCGACCCTGGTGGTCATGTATTCCATCAACGTCTTCCTGACGTTTACCCTCTCGGAAACGGGCATGTCGCGGTTCTTTATCAAGAATCGCAAGATCGAGCACCATTGGAAAAAGCACCTGCCCGTCCATTTGACCGGGTTGACCGTCTGCCTGACCGTTCTCGTCATCACGACGATCGAAAAATTCGCCCTGGGCGGCTGGCTGACCCTGTTCATCACCTCGCTCGTCATCGGTCTCTGCTACCTGACCAAAGCCCACTACAATAAGGTCCGCGGCGGCGTCCGCGAGATGGACGATTTGCTGACCGCCATCCCGACCCGGGGCCCGGTCAACACCTCGGCCCCGGATCCCGCCGCCAAGACCGCCATCCAGCTGGTCAACGGCTACAACGGCTTCGGCATCCACACCTTCCTGTCCATCAACCGGGAGTTCGCCGGGCTCTATCGCAATTTCATCTTCGTCTCGGTTGGCGAGGTCGATATCAGCTCATTCAAGGGCGCCGACGCGGTCTCCTGCCTGGAGGGATCCACCTGCGAAGCCCTGGCCAAGTACGTGGACTTGGCGCGGCGGATGGGCTTTGCGGCCGATTCCAAGGTCGAGCTGGGGACGGACATCGTCCAGACCGCCAGCCGGCTGGTCGAGTCCGTGGTCAAGCAGTATCCCAAGTCGACCGTGTTCGCAGGCCAATCGGTCTTCCGCCAGTCCGGCATCATCCACCGTCTCCTCCACAACGAGACGGCCTTCGCCATCCAGCAGGAGCTTCGCTGGCGGGGCATCACCACGGTCATCCTGCCCATCCGGATCAACATCTAG
- a CDS encoding deoxynucleoside kinase, with protein MWEMPEIGFKHIAFEGVFRSGKTRLANILGQRLEAKIVADKAENPYLKDFYDEKDGAAFLSQLVFLVTRYHQQAGLLQRDLFEDRIVCDYIFEKDKIFAYQTLSDDELLVYEKIYGVLAERVPKPDLVVYLQISIPTLLRRIAREGTPLEKNISEKFLEDLVEAFDFFFFNYQATPLLVVKSDELDLASESDLRDIIDQIAQMKRTPLFYVPQSFAAKDLKKR; from the coding sequence ATGTGGGAAATGCCGGAGATCGGGTTCAAGCACATCGCCTTCGAGGGCGTCTTCCGCTCCGGCAAAACCCGTCTCGCGAATATCCTCGGCCAGCGGCTGGAGGCCAAGATCGTGGCCGACAAGGCCGAAAATCCCTATCTCAAGGACTTCTACGACGAGAAGGACGGGGCCGCGTTCCTGTCCCAGCTCGTCTTCCTGGTGACGCGCTATCACCAGCAGGCGGGCCTTCTGCAAAGGGACTTATTCGAGGACCGGATCGTCTGCGATTACATCTTCGAGAAGGACAAGATCTTCGCTTACCAGACGCTGTCGGACGACGAGCTTCTGGTCTATGAAAAAATCTACGGCGTCCTGGCCGAACGGGTTCCCAAGCCGGACCTGGTCGTCTATCTTCAGATCTCGATCCCGACGCTTCTCCGCCGGATCGCCCGCGAGGGGACGCCCCTGGAGAAGAACATCAGTGAGAAATTCCTGGAGGACCTGGTCGAAGCCTTCGATTTCTTCTTCTTCAACTACCAGGCCACCCCGCTGCTCGTCGTCAAGTCGGATGAGCTCGACCTGGCCTCGGAGAGCGATCTGCGGGACATCATCGACCAGATCGCCCAGATGAAGCGGACGCCGCTGTTCTATGTGCCGCAGAGTTTCGCGGCCAAAGACCTTAAGAAGCGCTGA
- a CDS encoding dihydrolipoamide acetyltransferase family protein, translating to MAQTFRFPDVGEGISEGEVVRWLVAEGDTIRIDQPLAEIETDKAVVEMPSPFAGTVLKIHAGEKALIKVGAPLVTIGAPGEPVPEPSLPPSASTAPAASRAPAAPASAPLPAGEILATPLVRKLARDLGLDLAAIRPTGPQGRTSEDDVRAAAAAAVAAAPRPAIKIKTKFDFFGELERIPLRGIRRATARRMAQSVSTAAHVTHIDEADATVLIRLRESLRPEAEARGVKLTYLPLIVKAVVAALALHPTLNAWMDDAEEEIVLKKYYNIGIAVDVPDGLVVPVVKFADQKPVLEIAAEIARLAAAARARSLDLADLKGGSFSITNVGVLGGEAATPIINYPETAILATMRLGDRVRARNGRPEVVATLPLCLSFDHRVTDGAEAARFMAELKAFLEDEARLRSVISTI from the coding sequence ATGGCTCAAACTTTCCGCTTTCCGGATGTCGGCGAAGGCATCAGCGAAGGAGAGGTTGTCCGCTGGCTGGTCGCCGAGGGCGACACGATCCGGATCGATCAGCCGTTGGCGGAGATCGAGACGGACAAGGCCGTCGTGGAAATGCCATCGCCCTTCGCCGGCACGGTTCTCAAGATCCACGCCGGGGAGAAGGCCTTGATCAAAGTCGGCGCTCCTCTTGTCACCATCGGAGCGCCCGGCGAACCCGTGCCGGAGCCGTCGCTTCCGCCGAGCGCTTCGACCGCCCCGGCCGCTTCCCGCGCGCCCGCGGCCCCTGCCTCCGCTCCGCTGCCGGCCGGCGAAATTCTGGCCACTCCCCTGGTCCGGAAGCTGGCCCGCGACCTGGGTCTGGATCTGGCCGCCATCCGGCCGACCGGCCCCCAAGGCAGGACGAGCGAAGATGATGTCCGAGCGGCCGCAGCCGCGGCCGTCGCAGCCGCGCCCCGCCCGGCCATAAAAATCAAAACCAAATTTGACTTCTTCGGCGAGCTCGAGCGGATCCCGCTGCGCGGCATCCGCCGAGCCACCGCCCGGCGCATGGCCCAATCCGTGTCCACCGCGGCCCACGTCACCCATATCGACGAAGCCGACGCGACCGTCTTGATCCGGTTGCGGGAGTCCCTTCGTCCCGAGGCCGAAGCCCGGGGCGTCAAGCTGACCTATCTGCCCCTTATCGTCAAGGCCGTCGTCGCGGCTCTGGCCCTCCACCCGACGCTCAATGCCTGGATGGACGATGCGGAGGAGGAGATCGTCCTCAAGAAATACTACAACATCGGGATCGCCGTCGACGTCCCCGACGGCCTCGTCGTGCCCGTCGTCAAGTTCGCCGATCAAAAGCCCGTCCTGGAGATCGCGGCCGAGATCGCCCGGCTGGCGGCGGCCGCTCGGGCCCGCTCCCTCGACCTGGCCGACCTCAAGGGCGGCTCGTTCTCGATCACGAATGTCGGCGTCTTGGGCGGCGAGGCGGCCACCCCGATCATCAATTACCCGGAGACGGCCATCCTGGCCACGATGCGCCTCGGCGACAGGGTTCGGGCCCGGAATGGTCGGCCCGAAGTCGTCGCGACGCTCCCCCTCTGCCTGTCGTTCGATCACCGGGTCACCGACGGGGCGGAGGCGGCCCGCTTCATGGCCGAGCTCAAGGCGTTTCTCGAGGACGAAGCCCGGCTGCGGTCGGTTATTTCAACGATTTGA
- a CDS encoding alpha-ketoacid dehydrogenase subunit beta encodes MNLNMVQAINQALAQALAADERVVLLGEDIGPDGGVFRATEGLSERFGTDRVMDTPLAESGLVGAAIGMAALGLKPVAEIQFLGFIYPAFNQIVSHAARLRNRTRGRFGAPIVIRTPYGAGVGALEHHSESTEALFCQIPGLTVVVPSSPVEAKGLLLASIRSEDPVLFLEPTRLYRAGKEEVPEAAYEIPLRRARIVRPGADLTILAWGAMIPISLQAAEEAAAAGHSAEVIDLRTLSPMDEEAVLASVRKTGRALIVHEAPRAFGAGAEIAALLAESALLHLKAPVLRVTAPDITVPLAKSEAAYYVDAGRIGAGITRLMEF; translated from the coding sequence ATGAATCTGAACATGGTCCAGGCGATCAATCAGGCCTTGGCCCAAGCCCTGGCCGCCGACGAGCGGGTCGTCCTTCTGGGCGAGGACATCGGGCCGGACGGCGGAGTCTTCCGGGCCACGGAAGGCCTGTCGGAGCGATTTGGAACCGATCGCGTCATGGATACGCCGCTGGCCGAATCCGGCCTCGTCGGCGCGGCCATCGGCATGGCCGCCCTGGGCCTCAAGCCCGTGGCCGAGATCCAGTTCCTGGGATTCATCTACCCGGCTTTCAACCAGATCGTGTCGCATGCCGCCCGCCTTCGCAACCGGACCCGGGGGCGCTTCGGCGCGCCGATCGTCATCCGGACACCTTACGGCGCCGGCGTCGGCGCCCTGGAGCACCATTCCGAAAGCACCGAAGCCCTCTTTTGCCAGATCCCGGGCCTGACCGTCGTCGTCCCGTCTTCGCCCGTTGAAGCCAAGGGCCTTTTGCTAGCCTCGATCCGGTCCGAAGACCCGGTTCTCTTCCTCGAACCGACCCGGCTCTATCGCGCCGGCAAGGAGGAAGTCCCCGAGGCAGCGTATGAGATTCCCCTACGGCGGGCTCGGATCGTCCGGCCCGGCGCCGACTTGACCATTCTGGCTTGGGGAGCCATGATCCCGATCTCGCTGCAAGCCGCCGAAGAAGCCGCCGCGGCCGGCCACTCGGCGGAGGTCATCGACCTTCGCACCCTCAGCCCGATGGATGAGGAGGCGGTCCTCGCGTCCGTCCGCAAGACCGGTCGAGCCCTGATCGTGCATGAGGCCCCGCGGGCCTTCGGCGCGGGCGCGGAAATCGCGGCTCTGCTGGCGGAGAGCGCCCTGCTTCATCTCAAGGCGCCCGTGCTGCGCGTTACCGCCCCCGACATCACCGTGCCGCTGGCCAAGTCCGAAGCCGCCTATTACGTCGACGCCGGCCGGATCGGGGCCGGAATCACGCGGCTGATGGAGTTCTAA
- the pdhA gene encoding pyruvate dehydrogenase (acetyl-transferring) E1 component subunit alpha, which produces MLTDAFDAARGERVGILDPDGRVLRPDLLPALTPDDLRRVLALMILTREADRKALLLQRQGRLGTFASSLGHEACQVGSAFGLRAEDWAFPYFRDMGLYLTVGYPLATYYHYWMGNEAGFRTPDGLNLFPFAIPVASQIPQAVGAALAAKHLGKPLAVLTTFGDGATSEGDFHEGLNFAGVHRAPVVFVCYNNQWAISTPISRQTASASIAQKAAAYGFPGLAVDGNDVLAMIAAVREALDRARSGGGPTLIEAFTYRMSHHTTSDDASRYRSREEVETWERRDPLARFRAYLAAQGYWDQDFEGRLGAETGARIEAAVAEAEKTPPASLEDLFVFTYKEIPARLAAQLAERKMQLGGAR; this is translated from the coding sequence GGGTGGGCATCCTGGACCCGGACGGTCGAGTCCTGCGGCCGGATCTTCTGCCGGCTCTGACGCCGGACGATCTGAGGCGGGTCCTCGCCCTCATGATTCTGACGCGCGAAGCCGACCGGAAAGCGCTGCTCCTGCAGCGGCAGGGGCGGCTGGGCACGTTCGCTTCCAGCCTCGGCCACGAAGCCTGCCAGGTCGGGAGCGCCTTTGGACTGCGGGCCGAAGACTGGGCCTTCCCCTATTTTCGGGATATGGGCCTCTACCTCACGGTCGGCTATCCGCTGGCGACCTATTACCACTATTGGATGGGCAACGAGGCCGGATTCCGAACCCCGGACGGCCTCAACCTCTTCCCCTTCGCCATCCCCGTGGCTTCGCAGATTCCGCAAGCCGTCGGAGCCGCGCTGGCCGCGAAGCATCTCGGCAAACCCTTGGCGGTTCTAACGACCTTCGGCGACGGCGCCACCTCGGAAGGCGACTTTCACGAAGGCCTTAACTTCGCCGGCGTTCATCGGGCCCCGGTCGTCTTCGTCTGCTATAACAACCAATGGGCGATCTCGACCCCGATCAGCCGCCAGACGGCGTCGGCCTCGATCGCCCAGAAGGCGGCCGCTTACGGCTTTCCCGGCCTGGCCGTGGACGGCAACGACGTGCTGGCCATGATCGCCGCCGTCCGGGAGGCACTCGATCGGGCCCGATCCGGCGGCGGGCCGACCCTGATCGAGGCCTTCACTTACCGGATGAGCCATCACACCACTTCCGACGACGCTTCGCGCTATCGGTCCCGGGAAGAAGTCGAGACCTGGGAGCGACGCGACCCGCTGGCCCGCTTCCGCGCCTACCTCGCGGCCCAAGGGTATTGGGACCAGGATTTCGAGGGCCGTTTGGGAGCCGAGACGGGGGCGCGGATCGAAGCGGCGGTAGCGGAGGCCGAAAAAACGCCGCCCGCTTCGCTCGAGGACCTCTTCGTTTTCACCTACAAGGAGATACCCGCCCGGCTGGCGGCACAACTAGCCGAACGAAAAATGCAGCTTGGCGGCGCCCGATGA